One Streptomyces sp. NBC_01237 genomic region harbors:
- a CDS encoding sensor histidine kinase, whose protein sequence is MSRTTPAAPAPHPPTARAPSPRVRQRARDRIRQRVRRWSAAPAYPWLTGAALTLFALGELVVVPGSAITSFGVLVCTASLMWRGSRPAVGLLTVGAALLSFATDGNMAYATVAGALIGCYTLGRHRVQHPALLVLGGALASLTVNLVHIDRWARAGSPGLPALQGSDRFSLGLYAETMALTVAILGAVSMGDAVRAREETRHERAAAQSRLLAMERRQAAEAERAAIARELHDMVAHSVSMIAVQAESATYTTPDLSPQARDAFQQIAGTARSSMTELRRLLGVLRTEKATAALTAPQPSLAGIGELLDQHRAVGGTAELHISGEAIPLPASWELSAYRIAQEALTNTRRHAPGAHAVVEIGYRPGLLTVRVSDDGPGPVPATADRGNGHGLVGMGERAALLGGRLTTGRGPAGGFLVEAELPW, encoded by the coding sequence ATGAGCCGCACGACCCCCGCCGCCCCGGCCCCGCACCCGCCCACGGCCCGCGCCCCTTCCCCGCGGGTACGGCAGCGAGCCCGGGACCGGATTCGGCAGCGGGTGCGCCGCTGGTCGGCGGCGCCCGCGTACCCCTGGCTGACCGGAGCCGCGCTGACCCTCTTCGCGCTGGGGGAGCTGGTCGTCGTACCGGGCTCGGCCATCACCTCCTTCGGCGTGCTGGTCTGCACGGCGTCGCTGATGTGGCGCGGTTCCCGGCCCGCCGTCGGCCTCCTGACGGTCGGTGCGGCGCTGCTCAGTTTCGCGACCGACGGCAACATGGCGTACGCGACGGTGGCCGGTGCGCTGATCGGCTGCTACACCCTGGGGCGGCACCGTGTGCAGCATCCGGCGCTGCTCGTGCTCGGCGGGGCGCTGGCCTCGCTCACCGTCAATCTCGTCCACATCGACCGCTGGGCGCGCGCCGGCTCCCCGGGGCTGCCCGCGCTCCAGGGCAGCGACCGCTTCAGCCTCGGGCTGTACGCCGAGACGATGGCGCTGACGGTGGCGATCCTGGGGGCGGTGAGTATGGGGGACGCGGTCCGGGCCCGCGAGGAGACGCGGCACGAGCGGGCCGCCGCCCAGTCCCGGCTGCTGGCGATGGAGCGGCGCCAGGCGGCCGAGGCGGAACGGGCCGCCATCGCCCGGGAGTTGCACGACATGGTCGCCCACTCGGTCTCGATGATCGCGGTGCAGGCCGAGAGCGCGACGTACACGACACCGGATCTCTCCCCGCAGGCCCGCGACGCCTTCCAGCAGATCGCCGGGACGGCCCGGTCCTCGATGACGGAGCTGCGCAGGCTGCTGGGGGTGCTGCGGACGGAGAAGGCGACCGCGGCACTGACCGCGCCGCAGCCGTCGCTGGCCGGCATCGGCGAGCTGCTGGACCAGCACCGCGCGGTGGGGGGCACGGCCGAACTGCACATCAGCGGCGAGGCGATACCGCTGCCCGCCTCCTGGGAGCTGTCGGCGTACCGGATCGCGCAGGAGGCCCTGACGAACACCCGCCGTCACGCGCCGGGGGCCCATGCGGTCGTGGAGATCGGCTACCGGCCGGGCCTGCTGACGGTCCGGGTCAGCGACGACGGACCGGGACCCGTCCCGGCAACGGCCGACCGCGGCAACGGCCATGGTCTGGTGGGCATGGGCGAGCGGGCCGCCCTGCTCGGCGGCCGGCTCACCACCGGCCGGGGTCCCGCCGGTGGCTTTCTCGTGGAGGCGGAACTGCCGTGGTGA
- a CDS encoding thiamine ABC transporter substrate-binding protein, which produces MNTITKYAATALAAALGVTALAGCGSSGDAGAGSGGRKSSGSRTVTLVSHDSFNASDSVLKEFTEESGYTVEVLKSGDAGAALNQEILTKGSPRGDVFFGVDNTLLSRALDNGLFTPYEAKGLDRVAADTRLDGKHRVTPVDTGDICVNYDKKYFADRKLAPPQSFDDLLKPAYKNLLVTENAATSSPGLGFLLGTVAARGEDGYQDYWKKLKDNGVKVVDGWEQAYNEEFSGSAGGKKTKADRPLVVSYASSPPVEVLYAKPQPAEAPTGAATGTCFRQIEFAGLLTGAKNEAGGKALLDFLISKTFQEDMPLNMFVNPVAKDAKLPELFTKFGATVDRPATLAPEKIAKNREQWVQSWHSLVVK; this is translated from the coding sequence ATGAACACCATCACGAAGTACGCGGCGACGGCTCTCGCCGCGGCCCTCGGAGTCACCGCGCTCGCGGGCTGCGGCAGCTCCGGCGACGCGGGCGCGGGATCCGGCGGTAGGAAGAGTTCCGGCTCCAGGACCGTGACCCTGGTCAGCCACGACTCCTTCAACGCCTCCGATTCCGTGCTCAAGGAGTTCACCGAGGAGTCCGGCTACACGGTCGAGGTGCTGAAGAGCGGCGACGCCGGTGCCGCGCTCAACCAGGAGATCCTGACCAAGGGCTCTCCGCGTGGCGATGTCTTCTTCGGCGTCGACAACACCCTGCTCTCCCGCGCCCTCGACAACGGCCTGTTCACCCCGTACGAGGCGAAGGGCCTGGACCGGGTCGCGGCCGACACCCGGCTGGACGGCAAGCACCGGGTCACACCGGTCGACACCGGCGACATCTGCGTCAACTACGACAAGAAGTACTTCGCCGACAGGAAGCTCGCGCCGCCGCAGTCCTTCGACGACCTGCTGAAGCCCGCGTACAAGAACCTCCTCGTCACCGAGAACGCCGCGACCTCCTCGCCCGGCCTCGGCTTCCTCCTCGGAACCGTTGCCGCCCGGGGCGAGGACGGCTACCAGGACTACTGGAAGAAGCTGAAGGACAACGGGGTCAAGGTCGTCGACGGCTGGGAGCAGGCGTACAACGAGGAGTTCTCCGGCTCCGCGGGAGGAAAGAAGACCAAGGCGGACCGGCCGCTCGTCGTCTCCTACGCCTCCAGCCCGCCGGTCGAGGTGCTGTACGCGAAGCCGCAGCCGGCCGAGGCACCGACCGGGGCCGCCACCGGGACCTGCTTCCGTCAGATCGAGTTCGCCGGGCTGCTGACCGGGGCGAAGAACGAGGCCGGCGGCAAGGCGCTGCTGGACTTCCTGATCAGCAAGACGTTCCAGGAGGACATGCCGCTGAACATGTTCGTGAACCCGGTGGCGAAGGACGCGAAGCTGCCGGAGCTCTTCACGAAGTTCGGCGCGACCGTCGACAGGCCGGCCACCCTGGCCCCGGAGAAGATCGCCAAGAACCGTGAGCAGTGGGTCCAGTCGTGGCACTCGCTCGTCGTGAAGTAG
- the rlmN gene encoding 23S rRNA (adenine(2503)-C(2))-methyltransferase RlmN yields MPKPGELTFVAPRGAKKPPRHLADLTPAERKEAVAAIGEKPFRAQQLSQHYFARYAHDPAEWTNIPAASRDRLAEAMFPDLMTVVRHISCDDDTTRKTLWKLHDGTLVESVLMRYPERVTMCISSQAGCGMNCPFCATGQAGLDRNLSTAEIVHQIVDGMRALRDGDVPGGPARLSNIVFMGMGEPLANYKRVVGAIRRLTDPEPDGLGLSQRGITVSTVGLVPAMLRFADEGFKCRLAVSLHAPDDELRDTLVPVNTRWKVREVLDASWEYAEKSGRRISIEYALIRDINDQAWRGDLLGRLLKGKRVHVNLIPLNPTPGSKWTASRPEDEKAFVEAIAAHGVPVTVRDTRGQEIDGACGQLAASER; encoded by the coding sequence ATGCCTAAGCCCGGAGAACTCACTTTCGTCGCGCCCCGCGGAGCCAAGAAGCCGCCGCGGCACCTCGCCGACCTCACGCCCGCAGAGCGCAAGGAAGCAGTCGCCGCGATCGGCGAGAAGCCGTTCCGCGCCCAGCAGCTCTCGCAGCACTACTTCGCGCGGTACGCGCACGACCCGGCGGAGTGGACCAACATTCCCGCCGCGTCGCGGGACAGGCTCGCCGAGGCGATGTTCCCGGATCTGATGACCGTGGTCCGGCACATCAGCTGCGACGACGACACCACCCGCAAGACGCTGTGGAAGCTGCACGACGGGACGCTCGTCGAGTCCGTTCTGATGCGCTATCCCGAGCGCGTGACGATGTGCATCTCCTCGCAGGCCGGCTGCGGGATGAACTGCCCGTTCTGCGCGACCGGGCAGGCCGGGCTCGACCGCAATCTGTCGACCGCCGAGATCGTGCACCAGATCGTGGACGGCATGCGGGCGCTGCGCGACGGCGATGTTCCGGGTGGCCCCGCCAGGCTCTCCAACATCGTCTTCATGGGCATGGGTGAGCCGCTGGCCAACTACAAGCGGGTCGTCGGCGCGATCCGACGGCTGACCGACCCCGAGCCGGACGGCCTCGGGCTCTCGCAGCGCGGGATCACCGTCTCGACCGTGGGTCTGGTTCCGGCCATGCTCCGCTTCGCCGACGAGGGCTTCAAGTGCCGTCTCGCCGTGTCGCTGCACGCTCCGGACGACGAGCTGCGCGACACCCTCGTCCCGGTGAACACCCGCTGGAAGGTCCGCGAGGTGCTGGACGCCTCATGGGAGTACGCCGAGAAGTCCGGCCGCCGCATCTCCATCGAGTACGCGCTGATCCGTGACATCAACGACCAGGCCTGGCGGGGTGACCTGCTCGGCCGACTCCTCAAGGGCAAGCGGGTACACGTCAACCTGATCCCGCTGAACCCGACGCCCGGCTCCAAGTGGACCGCCTCGCGGCCCGAGGACGAGAAGGCGTTCGTCGAGGCCATCGCCGCCCATGGCGTACCGGTGACCGTGCGTGACACCCGGGGTCAGGAGATCGACGGGGCCTGCGGGCAGCTGGCCGCCTCCGAGCGCTGA
- a CDS encoding ABC transporter ATP-binding protein — translation MLRLEAATVRFGKRAALDTVDLEVADHEIVCVLGPSGSGKSTLLRVVAGLQAMDGGRVLLDGADQQGVPVHRRGLGLMFQDHQLFPHRDVGANVGFGLRMHGSGRVETGREVAELLDLVGLPGAERRAVAALSGGEQQRVALARALAPRPKLLMLDEPLGQLDRSLRERLVVELRTLFGRLGTTVLAVTHDQGEAFALADRVVVMRDGRIAQVGTPLEVWQRPASAFVARFLGFDNVVDATVTGTAAGTAWGKVPVPEGSPQGRCDLLVRPAGVRIGAPEDGLRCTVGVRTFRGNHVAVRLRPDDGPELEAECALRDTPPEGAVVGVGFDAAETVVLAQEG, via the coding sequence ATGCTGAGGCTGGAAGCGGCCACGGTCCGGTTCGGGAAGAGGGCTGCCCTGGACACCGTGGATCTGGAGGTCGCCGACCACGAGATCGTGTGTGTCCTCGGACCGAGCGGCAGCGGGAAGTCCACCCTGCTGCGGGTCGTCGCCGGGTTGCAGGCGATGGACGGCGGCAGGGTGCTGCTGGACGGGGCCGACCAGCAGGGGGTGCCCGTGCACCGGCGCGGGCTCGGGCTGATGTTCCAGGACCACCAGCTGTTCCCGCACCGCGACGTCGGCGCCAATGTGGGCTTCGGGCTGCGGATGCACGGGTCCGGCCGCGTCGAGACGGGCCGCGAGGTGGCGGAACTCCTTGATCTGGTGGGCCTGCCCGGGGCGGAGCGCCGTGCGGTCGCCGCGCTGTCCGGCGGTGAGCAGCAGCGTGTCGCCCTCGCCCGCGCGCTCGCCCCGCGCCCGAAACTGCTGATGCTGGACGAGCCGCTGGGCCAGTTGGACCGCAGTCTGCGCGAACGCCTCGTGGTCGAACTGCGCACGCTGTTCGGCCGCTTGGGCACGACGGTGCTGGCCGTCACCCACGATCAGGGCGAGGCATTCGCGCTCGCAGACCGGGTCGTCGTCATGCGGGACGGCCGGATCGCCCAGGTGGGTACGCCGTTGGAGGTCTGGCAGCGGCCCGCCTCCGCTTTCGTCGCCCGGTTCCTGGGCTTCGACAACGTGGTGGACGCGACGGTGACCGGCACGGCCGCCGGCACGGCGTGGGGCAAGGTGCCGGTGCCCGAGGGTTCGCCCCAGGGCCGGTGCGACCTGCTGGTCCGTCCCGCAGGCGTACGGATCGGCGCCCCGGAGGACGGGTTGCGCTGCACGGTCGGGGTGCGGACGTTCCGCGGGAACCATGTCGCGGTGCGGCTGCGGCCCGACGACGGACCGGAGCTGGAGGCGGAGTGCGCCCTGCGGGACACCCCGCCGGAGGGTGCGGTCGTGGGCGTCGGTTTCGACGCGGCGGAGACGGTGGTCCTGGCTCAGGAGGGGTGA
- a CDS encoding glycosyltransferase family 4 protein, producing MTRRRTLVVTNDFPPRQGGIETFVHAMTSRFPADSVVVHTSAEPGSAAHDAALPYPVVRDPARMLLPTARVADRSVELARRHGCDSVWFGAAAPLGLMADRLRRGAGVRRAVATTHGHEVWWARTPGARSLLRLIGARTDALTYLGAATRAPIAAAVGPAAAGRMVRLAPGVDPEAFRVRQGERHGPGSVRERYGLGDRPVILCAARLVPRKGQDTLIRALPAVRRAVPGAVLLLTGDGPYARSLHRLAGAVGVGDAVIMAGGQPHAAMPDHYAAADVFAMPCRTRRRGLEVEGLGIVFLEAAAAGLPVLVGDSGGAPDTVRDGETGHLVDGRDIPAVAARLVGLLRDRGAATAMGEKGRAWVRQEWGWDQAYDTLAALLHS from the coding sequence TTGACCCGCCGCCGCACCCTTGTCGTCACCAACGACTTCCCGCCGCGCCAGGGCGGCATAGAGACCTTCGTCCACGCCATGACCAGCCGCTTTCCCGCCGACTCCGTTGTCGTCCACACCTCCGCCGAACCCGGCTCCGCCGCCCACGACGCGGCGCTCCCGTACCCGGTGGTCCGCGATCCGGCCCGGATGCTGCTGCCCACCGCGCGCGTCGCCGACCGGTCCGTCGAGCTCGCCCGGCGCCACGGCTGCGACAGCGTGTGGTTCGGGGCAGCCGCTCCGCTCGGCCTGATGGCGGACCGGCTGCGCCGCGGGGCCGGGGTGCGGCGGGCCGTCGCCACCACCCACGGCCATGAGGTGTGGTGGGCCCGCACGCCGGGCGCCCGCTCCCTGCTGCGCCTGATCGGGGCCCGTACCGATGCCCTGACCTACCTCGGCGCGGCCACCAGGGCGCCGATCGCCGCCGCGGTCGGCCCCGCCGCCGCCGGCCGGATGGTGCGCCTCGCGCCGGGCGTCGACCCCGAGGCGTTCCGGGTGCGGCAGGGGGAGCGGCACGGCCCCGGCAGCGTCCGGGAACGCTACGGGCTGGGCGACCGTCCGGTGATCCTGTGCGCCGCCAGGCTCGTCCCGCGCAAGGGCCAGGACACGCTGATCCGGGCCCTGCCCGCCGTGCGGCGGGCGGTTCCCGGAGCCGTGCTCCTGCTGACCGGAGACGGACCGTACGCCCGCTCCCTGCACCGTCTGGCCGGGGCCGTCGGGGTCGGGGACGCCGTGATCATGGCGGGCGGTCAGCCCCACGCGGCGATGCCGGACCACTACGCGGCCGCCGACGTCTTCGCGATGCCCTGCCGTACGCGCCGCCGCGGCCTGGAGGTCGAAGGGCTCGGCATCGTCTTCCTGGAAGCCGCCGCCGCGGGGCTGCCCGTCCTCGTCGGCGATTCGGGCGGTGCGCCGGACACCGTGCGCGACGGGGAGACGGGGCATCTTGTCGACGGCAGGGACATCCCGGCCGTGGCCGCCCGGCTCGTCGGACTGCTGCGGGACCGCGGGGCGGCGACGGCGATGGGGGAGAAGGGCCGGGCCTGGGTGCGCCAGGAGTGGGGGTGGGACCAGGCCTACGACACGCTCGCGGCGCTCCTTCATTCGTAA
- a CDS encoding response regulator transcription factor, producing MVIRVLVADDQAVVRTAFSNLLSTQEDIEVVGEAEDGEQAVRGAAEHRPDLVLLDIRMPRLNGIEAAREIVAASEGATRALMLTTFGLDEYVYDALAAGASGFLLKDATFPELLHAVRVVADGHALLAPEITGRLIAEFTRQRVSAPPVRDVDGLTAREAEVLVLIAQGLSNGDIAERLTITDHTVKTHINRLFTKMELRDRAQAVILAYELGLVVAGTGPA from the coding sequence GTGGTGATCCGGGTACTGGTGGCCGACGACCAGGCGGTCGTACGGACCGCCTTCTCCAATCTGCTGAGCACGCAGGAGGACATCGAGGTGGTGGGCGAGGCCGAGGACGGGGAGCAGGCCGTCCGGGGCGCCGCCGAACACCGGCCCGATCTGGTGCTGCTGGACATCCGCATGCCCCGGCTGAACGGTATCGAGGCGGCCCGGGAGATCGTCGCCGCCTCGGAAGGTGCCACCCGAGCGCTGATGCTGACGACGTTCGGCCTGGACGAGTATGTGTACGACGCACTGGCCGCGGGGGCGAGCGGCTTCCTGCTGAAGGACGCGACTTTTCCCGAACTGCTCCATGCCGTACGGGTGGTGGCCGACGGCCATGCGCTGCTCGCCCCCGAGATCACCGGACGGCTCATCGCGGAGTTCACCCGGCAGCGGGTGAGTGCTCCCCCGGTCCGCGATGTCGATGGCCTCACGGCCCGAGAGGCCGAAGTACTCGTGCTGATCGCGCAGGGCCTGTCGAACGGGGACATCGCCGAACGGCTCACCATCACGGACCACACGGTCAAGACCCATATCAACCGGCTCTTCACGAAAATGGAGCTGCGGGACCGGGCACAGGCGGTGATCCTGGCGTACGAACTGGGCCTGGTCGTCGCCGGTACGGGCCCCGCGTGA
- a CDS encoding SRPBCC family protein: MSDSAREGIDITRVFEAPRERVFEAWTTPEDFAAWYGADAEVPLDRVSMDVRPGGAWSLVIVVPGTEMPFHGVYREVIAPERLVFTLKDASAPPGIEGEVVTATFTELGDRSTEVVFRQRGGNLTAEQYAAAEDGWEAFFDTLAHHLVL, encoded by the coding sequence ATGAGCGACTCGGCCCGCGAGGGCATCGACATCACCCGCGTCTTCGAGGCTCCGAGGGAACGCGTCTTCGAGGCGTGGACGACCCCCGAGGACTTCGCGGCCTGGTACGGCGCCGACGCGGAGGTGCCGCTCGACCGGGTGTCGATGGATGTCCGGCCCGGCGGCGCCTGGAGCCTGGTCATCGTGGTGCCGGGCACCGAGATGCCCTTCCACGGGGTCTACCGCGAGGTGATCGCCCCCGAGCGCCTGGTCTTCACGCTCAAGGACGCCTCGGCACCCCCCGGCATCGAGGGCGAAGTCGTGACCGCCACCTTCACCGAGCTCGGCGACCGGTCGACCGAGGTGGTCTTCCGGCAGCGCGGCGGCAATCTCACGGCGGAGCAGTACGCGGCGGCCGAGGACGGCTGGGAGGCGTTCTTCGACACGCTGGCCCACCACTTGGTGCTCTGA
- a CDS encoding ABC transporter permease, with product MAVPVAFFALFFAYPVAAIVGRGLKAGGTWQFGRIGEVLSRPDILDVLWFTTWQALASTALTLLIALPGAYVFARFDFPGKQLLRAIVTVPFVLPTVVVGTAFLALLGRGGFLDELWGVRLDTTVWAILLAHVFFNYAVVVRTVGGLWSQLDPRQEEAARVLGAGRFAAWRRVTLPALAPAVAAAALMVFLFTFTSFGVVQILGGPAYSTLEVEIYRQTAQLLDLPTAAVLTLVQFAAVGAILGVHAWTVRRRETALKLVDPAQTARRPRGAGQRALLGGVLLTVLLLILLPLGVLVERSFDGPGGYGFGYYRALQSAGASGSTFLVAPLEAIGNSLRYALVATVIALVVGGLAAAALTRRAGRLVRGFDALLMLPLGVSAVTVGFGFLITLDKPPLDLRTSWILVPLAQALVGVPFVVRTMLPVLRAVDGRLREAAAVLGASPLRAWREVDLPLVRRAVLVAAGFAFAVSLGEFGATVFIARPDNPTLPVAVARLLGRSGELNYGQAMALSTILMLVCAVSLLLLERIRTDRSGEF from the coding sequence ATGGCCGTGCCCGTCGCGTTCTTCGCGCTGTTCTTCGCCTACCCCGTGGCCGCGATCGTCGGCCGCGGGCTGAAGGCCGGGGGCACCTGGCAGTTCGGCCGGATCGGTGAGGTGCTGTCCCGGCCGGACATCCTGGACGTCCTCTGGTTCACCACCTGGCAGGCGCTCGCCTCGACCGCGCTCACCCTGCTCATCGCACTGCCCGGCGCCTATGTGTTCGCCCGCTTCGACTTCCCCGGAAAACAACTGCTGCGGGCGATCGTCACGGTGCCGTTCGTCCTGCCGACCGTGGTCGTCGGTACGGCGTTCCTGGCACTGCTGGGACGCGGCGGATTCCTGGACGAACTGTGGGGCGTCCGGCTCGACACCACCGTATGGGCGATCCTGCTGGCCCATGTCTTCTTCAACTACGCGGTGGTCGTGCGGACCGTCGGCGGACTCTGGTCGCAGCTCGACCCGCGGCAGGAGGAGGCCGCGCGGGTGCTCGGCGCCGGACGGTTCGCCGCCTGGCGCCGGGTGACGCTGCCCGCGCTGGCGCCCGCCGTCGCCGCCGCCGCGCTGATGGTCTTCCTGTTCACCTTCACCTCCTTCGGTGTCGTACAGATCCTCGGTGGTCCCGCCTACTCCACCCTGGAGGTGGAGATCTACCGGCAGACCGCGCAGCTGCTCGATCTGCCGACGGCCGCCGTGCTGACCCTGGTGCAGTTCGCGGCGGTCGGCGCGATCCTCGGCGTGCACGCCTGGACGGTGCGGCGCCGGGAGACCGCGCTGAAGCTCGTCGACCCCGCACAGACCGCACGCCGTCCGCGCGGTGCCGGACAGCGGGCGCTGCTCGGCGGGGTACTGCTGACCGTCCTGCTGCTGATCCTGCTCCCGCTCGGGGTGCTGGTGGAGCGCTCGTTCGACGGGCCCGGCGGTTACGGCTTCGGCTACTACCGGGCGCTCCAGTCCGCCGGGGCGAGCGGCTCCACGTTCCTGGTCGCCCCGCTCGAAGCGATCGGGAACTCCCTTCGGTACGCGCTCGTCGCGACCGTCATCGCCCTGGTCGTCGGCGGGCTGGCCGCGGCCGCGCTGACCCGGCGGGCGGGGCGGCTGGTGCGCGGCTTCGACGCGTTGCTGATGCTCCCGCTCGGGGTGTCCGCCGTCACCGTCGGCTTCGGATTCCTGATCACCCTGGACAAGCCGCCGCTCGACCTGCGGACCTCCTGGATCCTGGTGCCGCTGGCCCAGGCGCTGGTGGGTGTCCCCTTCGTCGTACGGACCATGCTGCCGGTGCTGCGCGCGGTGGACGGACGGCTGCGCGAGGCGGCGGCGGTGCTCGGCGCCTCTCCGCTGCGGGCGTGGCGCGAGGTCGATCTGCCCCTGGTGCGCAGGGCGGTGCTCGTCGCGGCGGGCTTCGCCTTCGCGGTGTCGCTCGGCGAATTCGGGGCGACCGTCTTCATCGCGCGGCCCGACAACCCGACGCTGCCGGTCGCGGTGGCGCGGCTGCTGGGGCGGTCCGGGGAACTGAACTACGGGCAGGCGATGGCCCTCAGCACCATTCTGATGCTCGTGTGCGCGGTGTCGCTGCTGCTCCTCGAACGCATCCGCACCGATCGATCCGGGGAGTTCTGA
- a CDS encoding aspartate aminotransferase family protein: MGNPIAVSKDLSRTAYDHLWMHFTRMSDYENAPVPTIVRGEGTYIYDDQGKRYLDGLSGLFVVNAGHGRHELAETAYKQAQELAFFPVWSYAHPKAVELAERLADYAPGDLNKVFFTTGGGEAVETAWKLAKQYFKLQGKPTKYKVISRAVAYHGTPQGALSITGLPALKAPFEPLVPGAHKVPNTNIYRAPLFGDDPVAFGRWAADQIEQEILFEGPETVAAVFLEPVQNAGGCFPPPPGYFQRVREICDKYDVLLVSDEVICAFGRLGTMFACDKFGYVPDMITCAKGMTSGYSPIGACIVSDRIAEPFYQGGNTFLHGYTFGGHPVSAAVGLANLDIFEREGLNQHVLDNENAFLTTLQKLHDLPIVGDVRGNGFFYGIELVKDKVTKETFTDEETERVLYGFLSKALYDNGLYCRADDRGDPVIQLAPPLISDQSTFDEIEGVLRTVLTEAWTKL, translated from the coding sequence GTGGGGAACCCGATAGCCGTGAGCAAGGACCTCAGCCGAACCGCGTACGACCACCTGTGGATGCACTTCACCCGCATGTCGGACTACGAGAACGCCCCCGTTCCCACCATCGTGCGGGGTGAGGGCACCTACATCTACGACGACCAGGGCAAGCGGTACCTCGACGGCCTCTCCGGCCTGTTCGTGGTCAACGCCGGTCACGGCCGTCACGAGCTCGCCGAGACGGCGTACAAGCAGGCGCAGGAGCTGGCCTTCTTCCCGGTGTGGTCCTACGCCCACCCGAAGGCCGTCGAGCTGGCCGAGCGGCTGGCCGACTACGCGCCGGGCGACCTCAACAAGGTCTTCTTCACCACCGGTGGCGGCGAGGCCGTCGAGACCGCCTGGAAGCTGGCCAAGCAGTACTTCAAGCTCCAGGGCAAGCCGACCAAGTACAAGGTCATCTCGCGCGCCGTCGCCTACCACGGCACCCCGCAGGGCGCCCTGTCGATCACCGGTCTGCCGGCCCTGAAGGCCCCCTTCGAGCCGCTGGTCCCCGGCGCGCACAAGGTGCCGAACACCAACATCTACCGCGCCCCGCTCTTCGGTGACGACCCGGTGGCCTTCGGCCGCTGGGCCGCCGACCAGATCGAGCAGGAGATCCTCTTCGAGGGCCCGGAGACCGTCGCCGCGGTGTTCCTGGAGCCCGTGCAGAACGCCGGCGGCTGCTTCCCGCCGCCGCCCGGATACTTCCAGCGGGTCCGCGAGATCTGCGACAAGTACGACGTGCTGCTCGTCTCCGACGAGGTCATCTGCGCCTTCGGCCGGCTCGGCACAATGTTCGCCTGCGACAAGTTCGGCTACGTGCCGGACATGATCACCTGCGCCAAGGGCATGACCTCCGGGTACTCCCCGATAGGAGCCTGCATCGTCTCGGACCGGATCGCGGAGCCGTTCTACCAGGGCGGCAACACCTTCCTGCACGGCTACACCTTCGGCGGCCACCCGGTCTCCGCCGCGGTCGGCCTCGCCAACCTCGACATCTTCGAGCGCGAGGGCCTCAACCAGCACGTCCTCGACAACGAGAACGCGTTCCTGACGACGCTGCAGAAGCTGCACGACCTGCCGATCGTCGGCGACGTCCGCGGCAACGGCTTCTTCTACGGCATCGAGCTCGTGAAGGACAAGGTCACCAAGGAGACCTTCACCGACGAGGAGACCGAGCGCGTCCTGTACGGCTTCCTCTCCAAGGCGCTGTACGACAACGGTCTGTACTGCCGGGCCGACGACCGCGGCGACCCGGTCATCCAGCTCGCGCCGCCGCTGATCTCCGACCAGTCGACGTTCGACGAGATCGAGGGCGTCCTGAGGACCGTCCTGACGGAGGCGTGGACGAAGCTCTGA